The Streptomyces sp. NBC_00162 sequence GATCAAGGAGTCGAGCGGGCTGGCGGCGAGCCGGATCCACCCGGGCGTGTACTGGACGCACAACGACAGCGACGACGGCCCGTACGTCTACGCGGTGGACTCGGCGACCGGCAAGACGGTGGCCCGGGTCACGCTGACGGGCGTCGGGAAGCCGCGGGACGTCGAGGCGATCTCGCTCGGGCCGGACGGGCAGCTGTACGTCGGTGACATCGGGGACAACAAGAACGGCACCTGGGACCACGTGTGGATCTACCGGTTCCCGGAGCCGAAGCAGCTGGGCGATGTCACGGTCAAGGCCGCGCAGTTCACGGTGCGGTACGCGGACGGGCCGCGGAACGCGGAGGCGCTGATGGTGCATCCGGTGACGGGGCGGGTGTACATCGCGAGCAAGCACGAGAGCACGGGCGGGCTGTACGAGGGCCCGGAGCGGCTGTCCGAGGACGGGCCGAACGTGTTCCGGCGGGTCGCGGACGTGCCGTGGGTGACGGACGGGGCGTTCTCCCCCGACGGGAGCCGGCTGGCCCTGCGGGGGTACTTCACGGCCCGTACGTACCCGTGGAAGGACGGGCGGCCGGAGGGCGAGGGCGAGCGGGTGGACGCGCCGTGGCAGGGGCAGGCGGAGTCGGTGACGTACGCGGCGGACGGCTCGGCGCTGATGTTCGGCGCCGAGGGTGAGGGCAGCCGCGTCATCGCGGTCCCGCTGTCCGCCGCGGCCCCGTCGGCGTCCCCGCAGCCGGGGTCGCCGCCGGACGCGGCCCCCGCGCCGGAGCCGGGCGGCTACGGCAAGGGAGCCCTTGTCCTGGCGGGGGCCCTGGCCGTGGTCTTCGCGGCGAAGCGCCTGTTCCGCCGCCGGGACACGAAGTAACCTGCGGCGCCGCTGTCGGGGGCGCTGCCCCCGAACCCCCGCGCCTCAAACGCCGGCGGGGCTGGATTTTGGCTGAGCTGCGCTCGCAAGTACCGCCCGGCGCAAACCCAGCCCCGCCGGCGTTTGAGGCGCGGGGTCTGGGGCGGAGCCCCAGCAGCGGCGCCGCAGGTGGTTACTCCTCGCGGATCGGGATGCGCCCGTTCACCTTGGGCTCAGCGCCGGCGCCAGGGGCGGTCTGGGCCATCGACGCCAGCAGCTGGCGGGCCACGCCCAGGCCCGTGCCGCCCATCGTCAGCGCCTTCGCGAACATCTCCGACATGCCCTCCGCCCCGTTCAGCAGGACCATGTGCTCCACGCTCCCGAAGGCACCCGCGCCCGCCTCCACGATCGCCGGCCAGTTCTCGGCCAGCTGCTGCGCGACCACCGCCTCCTGATTCTCCGCCAGGGCCGCCGCCCGCGCCTTGAGGGCTTCCGCCTCGGCGAGACCCCTGGCCTTCGCCGCCTCGGCCTCCGCCAGGCCCCGCGCCTGCGTGGCCGACGCCTCCGCCTCACCCGTGGCCCGCGTCGCCGCCGCCTCCGCGGCCGCCGCCAGCTCCGTCTCCTTCGCCTTGGCCTGCGCCGCCGAGATCCGCGCGTCGCGGTCCGCCTCCGCGCGCGTGCGCGTCTCGTACGCCGCGGCGTCCGCGGGCTTGCGTACGTCCGCCTGCAGCTGCTGCTCGCGCCGGTGTGCCTCCAGCTCCGCGACCCGGGTCTCCTGGACCACGACCTCCTGCCGCGCCGCCGCCTCCGACAGCGGGCCCGCCTGCCGGGCCGTCGCCGCCGCCTTGTCCCGCTCCGCCTGGTAACCGGCCTGGAGGATCTCGCTGTCCCGGGTGGCCTCCGCCATCCGTGCGGAGGCGGCCTGTTCGGCCTCCGTCGCCAGCCGGTTCGCCTCGGCCTGCGCGATCCGCGCGTCCCGCTGGACGGCGGCCGCGTGCGGCATGGCCAGGTTCTTGATGTAGCCCGTCGGGTCCTCGATCTCGTGGATCTGGAGGGAGTCGACGATCAGGCCCAGCTTCTCCATCTCCGTACCGCAGGCCATCCGGGTCTGCCCGGTCAGCTTCTCGCGGTCCCGGATCATGTCCTCGACCGTCAGGCCGCCCACGATCGACCGCAGATGGCCCGCGAAGACGATGTGCACCCGCTCGGGCATCATCTTCTGCTGGTCCAGGAAGCGGCGCGCCGCGTTGGCGATGGAGATGAGGTCGTCGCCGACCTTGAAGATGACCACGCCCTTGACCCGCAGCGGGATGCCCTGGTGGGTGACGCAATCCACCGACAGCTGGGTCTCGTTGAGGTCCAGGGACAGTTTCCGCACCGCCTGCACGCCCGGCAGTACGAGCGTTCCGCGCCCGGTGACGATCCGGAACCCCATGCCCTCGCCGACACCCTCGGTCCTGTGCGTGGAACCGGATATGACGAGTGCCTCATTGGGTTCGGCCACCCGCCACATGAGCTTGAACAGGCCGACCGCGGCCCCCAGTGCGGCGAGAACGATTCCCGCCACGACGCCGATAGCCATCGGCAACGCCCCCTTATCGCGGTGCCGTTCGACACCGACGAGGGCGAGTCTGCGCCTGCGCGGGCCGCCCGAGAAGTGGCGCGATCATTCTTGTCGCCATCTTGATACTCAGGAGCCGTAGGCCGCCATGACGTACACCGTGCGCGGCGGCTGGTGCTCGACCACCGTGACCACCGTCCCCACGGCCAGCCGGCCCGTCCCGTGCACCGGATGCGCGAGGAAGTGCTCGGCCCCGCCCCGGATCCGTACGATGACCTCGCCCACCAGGCCGGGCCCGACCGTCCCGGTCACCCGGCCGGTCATTCCCACCATGTCCACGTCGTCCCCCATGGGCCGAGCGTACGCGGCCACGCCCCGCCCGGGACCGGCCCCGGATCACCCGTCCGGGCGCGGCGACGCAGGGCTACGAGTGGCCGAGGTCCGCGGCCGGGAGGTCCGCGGTCGGGACCGAGCCGGTGTCGGGGGACGGCCGGAGGGGGAACTCGTCCGAGGCCATCGAGTCGAGCACCGGCGGAGCGGGCCGCAGCGGGGCCGGCATGACCGCGGCCTCCGAGTGCCCGCCGCACCCGTACGAGAGGGAGACCAGCCGGCCGTCGGCCGGGCTGAACTCGTTCGCGCAGACACCGAACGCCTGGCCCAGCGAGCCCCCGATCGCGACCAGGAAGCCGCAGGAGACGCAGGACGCCGGCGCTGCCTGCGCCATCGGGGTCTTCGCGCCGAACGACTCGTCCCAGCGGTCGGCCGCGCCGTGCAGCCCGTAGCGGGAGAGGACGCGGGCCCGGCGCATGCCGAGTTCCTCGGCGACGGACGTGATGGAGCCGCGCACCGGTACCACCGCGCGGTCGGTGACGTCGGCGTCCTCCGCCTCCACCAGTTCGGCCATTTCGGTGGAGACCACCGAGTTCGGCGGCGGGGTGTCCTCGCCCGACCAGCCCGGCTCCAGCCGCAGGTCCTCGGCGTCGGTGGGCAGCAGGTCG is a genomic window containing:
- a CDS encoding WD40 repeat domain-containing protein, encoding MRLLPLSSASAALVLALLPSSAALAAEAAAGPGASSFTIADPRIKESSGLAASRIHPGVYWTHNDSDDGPYVYAVDSATGKTVARVTLTGVGKPRDVEAISLGPDGQLYVGDIGDNKNGTWDHVWIYRFPEPKQLGDVTVKAAQFTVRYADGPRNAEALMVHPVTGRVYIASKHESTGGLYEGPERLSEDGPNVFRRVADVPWVTDGAFSPDGSRLALRGYFTARTYPWKDGRPEGEGERVDAPWQGQAESVTYAADGSALMFGAEGEGSRVIAVPLSAAAPSASPQPGSPPDAAPAPEPGGYGKGALVLAGALAVVFAAKRLFRRRDTK
- a CDS encoding flotillin family protein; translation: MAIGVVAGIVLAALGAAVGLFKLMWRVAEPNEALVISGSTHRTEGVGEGMGFRIVTGRGTLVLPGVQAVRKLSLDLNETQLSVDCVTHQGIPLRVKGVVIFKVGDDLISIANAARRFLDQQKMMPERVHIVFAGHLRSIVGGLTVEDMIRDREKLTGQTRMACGTEMEKLGLIVDSLQIHEIEDPTGYIKNLAMPHAAAVQRDARIAQAEANRLATEAEQAASARMAEATRDSEILQAGYQAERDKAAATARQAGPLSEAAARQEVVVQETRVAELEAHRREQQLQADVRKPADAAAYETRTRAEADRDARISAAQAKAKETELAAAAEAAATRATGEAEASATQARGLAEAEAAKARGLAEAEALKARAAALAENQEAVVAQQLAENWPAIVEAGAGAFGSVEHMVLLNGAEGMSEMFAKALTMGGTGLGVARQLLASMAQTAPGAGAEPKVNGRIPIREE
- a CDS encoding DUF3027 domain-containing protein, with the protein product MSAATTRSRTPRTPDRLCVEAVELARAAAEEAAFPGVVGEHVSAVAEGDRVVTHFFESKEPGYRGWRWAVTVTRASRAKNVTLDETVLLPGDDALLAPEWVPWSERLRPGDMGPGDLLPTDAEDLRLEPGWSGEDTPPPNSVVSTEMAELVEAEDADVTDRAVVPVRGSITSVAEELGMRRARVLSRYGLHGAADRWDESFGAKTPMAQAAPASCVSCGFLVAIGGSLGQAFGVCANEFSPADGRLVSLSYGCGGHSEAAVMPAPLRPAPPVLDSMASDEFPLRPSPDTGSVPTADLPAADLGHS